A genomic stretch from Larus michahellis chromosome 7, bLarMic1.1, whole genome shotgun sequence includes:
- the NOP58 gene encoding nucleolar protein 58 encodes MLVLFETAAGYAIFKVLNEKKLQEVDSLWKEFETPEKANKIVKLKHFEKFQDTTEALAASTALVEGKLSKNLKKILKKIVAKDAHEQLAVADAKLGGVIKDKLNLSCIHSPMVTELMRGIRSQIEGLITGLPSREMAAMCLGLAHSLSRYKLKFSPDKVDTMIIQAISLLDDLDKELNNYIMRCREWYGWHFPELGKIITDNLAYCKCVRKVGDRTNFATSDVSDILPEEIEEDVKAAAEISMGTEVSEEDINNIIHLCDQVIEISEYRTQLYDYLKNRMMAIAPNLTIMVGELVGARLIAHAGSLLNLAKHPASTVQLLGAEKALFRALKTKRDTPKFGLIYHASLVGQTNTKNKGKISRMLAAKTALTIRYDALGEDTNAEMGAENRLKVETRLRHLEERGLRRISGTGKALARTDKYQNKSEVKIFDPSGDSTLPAVSKKRKIQEVEEQDAEVAVKAKKFKAEMKEETTVEDAEPVKKKKKKKDKEKQAEEEEPSPTVENAEKKKKKKKKMKDEDED; translated from the exons atGTTGGTGCTGTTCGAGACCGCTGCTGGCTACGCTATCTTCAAG gttCTGAATGAGAAAAAGCTCCAAGAAGTTGACAGTTTATGGAAAGAATTCGAAACTCCTGAAAAAGCCAACAAAAT agtAAAGctgaaacactttgaaaaattTCAGGACACAACAGAAGCACTTGCTG CATCCACAGCTCTTGTAGAAGGCAAGCTCAGCAAGAACTTGAAGAAAATTCTCAAGAAGATAGTGGCAAAAGATGCCCACGAACAGTTGGCTGTAGCAGATGCCAAACTTGGAGGTGTCATAAAG GACAAGCTGAATTTGAGTTGTATACATAGCCCAATGGTTACAGAGCTGATGAGAGGAATTCGCTCACAGATTGAAGGGCTTATTACAGGCCTCCCTTCTCGAGAGATGGCAGCTATGTGTCTGGGTCTGGCACACAG CCTTTCCAGATACAAGTTGAAATTCAGCCCAGACAAAGTAGATACCATGATTATCCAGGCAATTT CACTTCTTGATGACTTGGACAAAGAACTGAATAACTACATCATGCGCTGTAGGGAATGGTATGGTTGGCACTTCCCTGAACTGGGCAAAATCATCACAGATAACCTAGCATATTGTAAATGTGTGCGGAAAGTTG GAGACAGAACCAATTTTGCCACCTCTGATGTTTCTGACATCCTACCAGAGGAGATCGAAGAGGATGTGAAGGCTGCTGCTGAGATTTCCATGGGGACAGAAGTATCAGAAGAAGACATAAACAACATAATCCATCTCTGTGATCAG GTGATTGAAATCTCTGAGTATCGGACACAGCTGTATGACTACCTGAAGAACAGAATGATGGCCATTGCTCCTAATCTCACCATCATGGTGGGTGAACTGGTTGGAGCAAGGCTCATTGCTCATGCAG GTTCCCTCTTGAACCTGGCAAAACATCCAGCTTCAACGGTTCAGTTACTGGGTGCTGAGAAGGCACTCTTCAGAGCACTGAAGACTAAACGGGACACACCTAAATTTGGCCTTATCTATCATGCTTCCCTAGTGGGACAAACCAACAccaaaaacaaaggaaag ATTTCTCGAATGCTGGCAGCTAAGACTGCCTTGACTATTCGTTATGATGCCCTCGGAGAGGACACCAATGCTGAAATGGGGGCTGAGAACAGACTAAAAGTAGAGACGAGACTGAGGCATTTGGAAGAGAGAGGG CTAAGAAGAATAAGTGGCACTGGAAAAGCCTTGGCCAGGACAGACAAGTATCAAAACAAGAG CGAAGTCAAAATATTTGACCCATCTGGCGACTCTACGCTTCCTGCCGTTTCAAAGAAACGCAAAATTCAGGAGGTGGAAGAACAAGACGCAGAGGTTGCTGTGAAAGCAAAGAAGTTCAAAGCAGAGATGAAAG AAGAGACAACTGTAGAAGATGCTGAACCcgtcaaaaagaagaaaaagaaaaaggataaggAAAAGCAAGCTGAAGAAGAGGAGCCAAGCCCCACAGTTGAG aatgcagagaaaaagaagaagaaaaagaagaaaatgaaagatgaggATGAAGACTGA